The DNA segment CCCCGTTCCTGCGCGGATACCTGGACGGCAACTGGGCGGCTCCCACCGCCACCCGATCGCGGGCGAGCGGGCTGGTCTTCTGGGGGACTGAGGCGGTTCTCGCCGGCATCAACGCGATGATCCACCGCGGCTGGCGGATCAGCAGCGGCGTGGTGACGCCGCGGCCGCCCCGGGCCGAACTGCGGTTCAACCGGCGGGACGAACCGGCGATCCTCAACCACATCCGCGCGTACACGACGCGCTCGCGCGGCCACGGCAAACCTGACGCGCCCCGCTAACAAAGCGGGCTCTCTCTCGCATCGTCGGGGGAGCGTCCGTTGCTTGTTTCTGCGGGCGGGACGTGTCATACTTGAAGGGCATCAGCAGGCTGCAAAGTCGGTTGGTAGCACGATCTATAAGGTGGGTGGGTACATGATGGCTACGGGTACCGTGAAGTGGTTCAACGCGGAGAAGGGGTATGGATTCATCACCCCGGAGGACGGTAGCAAGGACCTGTTCGTGCATTTCAGCGCGATTCAGGGCGACGGCTACAAGACCCTCAACGAAGGCCAGAAGGTCGAGTACGAGGCCACGCAGGGACAAAAGGGTCCTCAGGCGAGCAACGTCCGCGTCGTCGCCTAACCGATCGGCGCTCTTCTTCAGAAGCCCGATGTGACGTAGCGAGAGCGGCCGGAAACCGGCCGCTCTCGTTTTGTACGCCCAGCATGCATCTGAACGCGGGCGTGATGATCAGCGGCGTGGTGCAGGCGACCTCCGAGGGGACGCCCCAAGGGGGTCCGCTGAGCCCAGCGCTGCGAGATTCTGGGCTTCACGTTTTTACCTGGGAAGGCGGTGCGCATCCGCATTGCGCCACGGGCGCTCCGCAAAGTCAAAGGGACCATTCGACGCCTTACACGCGCCAGTCGCAGTCAGAGCCTCGAGCGCCGGATTCAGCGGCGTAACGAGTATCTGCTCGGCTGGATCGGCTCTTTGCGTTGGCAGAGACGCCGAGCGTGGTGGAGGAGCTCGAAGAATGGCTTCGGCGGCGATTGCGGATGTGTTTGTGGCGGCAATGGCGACGGCCACGCACACGGTATCGGGAGTTGCGTCGAGTAGGGGCACGGGAGTGGGACGCCCGGTTGGCATACACGGGTCATGGCCCGTGGCGCATCGCTGGCAAGCCTCTCGGCCGGCTCCTGAACGTGACCTTCTGGCAGCAACAAGGTCTGGAGAGTGTCACCGCAAGATACCACCGACTTCGGGAGGCTTGGTGAACCGCCGGATGCGGACCCGCATGTCCCGTGGTGTGGTGGG comes from the bacterium genome and includes:
- a CDS encoding cold-shock protein; the protein is MATGTVKWFNAEKGYGFITPEDGSKDLFVHFSAIQGDGYKTLNEGQKVEYEATQGQKGPQASNVRVVA